Proteins co-encoded in one Carassius gibelio isolate Cgi1373 ecotype wild population from Czech Republic chromosome A15, carGib1.2-hapl.c, whole genome shotgun sequence genomic window:
- the LOC128028887 gene encoding olfactory receptor 6N1-like, translated as MQSLLENESIVLVFKLSGLNETTGNRFLFFSLTAMYYPLIMFCNLTVIYTIISDKKLHQPMYVFICNLCMNGLYGTAGFYPKFMYDLLSQHHVISYAGCLVQIFVIYSSVLCDFSTLTVMAYDRYVAICRPLEYHSVMTNQRTLECILFCWLSPFFCMCVGIVLTSRLTLCGSSIEKLYCENWSVVKLSCISTTTNNVIGYVIIIIYFGHAVLIFCSYIHLIGKCRKSSEGRNKFIQTCVPHLLALLNVTVALLFDVLYTRYGSKSLPQDLLNFMALEFLLVPPMLNPLIYGLNLTRLRKEVIRLFLKKRNV; from the coding sequence ATGCAGTCACTACTGGAGAATGAATCTATTGTCTTAGTATTTAAACTCTCTGGACTAAATGAAACAACGGGAAACagatttctgtttttttctttgactGCAATGTATTATCCATTAATTATGTTCTGTAATTTAACCGTAATTTATACTATAATCTCAGATAAGAAGCTTCATCAGccaatgtatgtatttatttgtaatttgtgtATGAATGGACTCTATGGCACAGCTGGATTTTACCCTAAATTCATGTATGATTTATTATCCCAGCATCATGTGATTTCTTATGCTGGATGTTTGGTTcagatatttgttatttattcatctgttctgtgtgacttttcaacgTTAACAGTGATGGCATATGACAGGTATGTGGCAATATGTAGACCACTGGAGTATCATTCAGTAATGACCAATCAGAGAACTCTTGAATGCATCCTTTTCTGCTGGCTTTCTCcatttttttgcatgtgtgttgGAATTGTATTAACATCGAGGCTAACCTTATGTGGCTCCAGTATTGAAAAGCTATATTGTGAAAACTGGTCAGTTGTTAAACTTTCATGTATTTCTACAACAACAAATAATGTGATTGGATATgtaatcattataatatattttggacatgcagtatTGATATTTTGCTCATACATTCACTTGATTGGAAAATGCAGAAAGTCATCAGAAGGCagaaacaaattcatacaaaCTTGTGTACCACATCTGCTTGCATTGCTCAATGTGACTGTTGCATTGCTGTTTGACGTGTTGTACACCCGTTATGGTTCTAAGAGTTTGCCACAAGATTTGCTTAATTTCATGGCACTAGAATTCCTACTTGTTCCTCCCATGTTAAATCCCCTTATTTATGGACTGAATCTGACAAGACTACGAAAGGAAGTAATAAGACTTTTTCTCAAAAAAAGGAATGTCTGA